In a single window of the Hirundo rustica isolate bHirRus1 chromosome 7, bHirRus1.pri.v3, whole genome shotgun sequence genome:
- the DARS1 gene encoding aspartate--tRNA ligase, cytoplasmic, whose protein sequence is MPSAAGRGQGQDRRPENEDSSAADDYAKERYGVSSMIQSQEKPDRVLVRIKDLTVEKADEEVWVRGRIHTSRAKGKQCFLVLRQQQFNIQALVAVGQHASKQMVKFAANITKESIVDIEGVVRKAHQKIGGCTQQDVELHVQRIYVISSAEPRLPLQLDDAVRPEVEGEEDGRATVNQDTRLDNRIIDLRTSTSQAIFCLQSGICQLFRETLIRKGFVEIQTPKIISAASEGGANVFTVSYFKTSAYLAQSPQLYKQMCICADFEKVFCVGPVFRAEDSNTHRHLTEFVGLDIEMAFNYHYHEVVDEIADTLVQIFKGLQERFQTEIQTVSKQFPCEPFKFLEPTLRLEYREGVAMLREAGVEMGDEEDLSTPNEKLLGRLVKEKYDTDFYILDKYPLAVRPFYTMPDPANPKTSNSYDMFMRGEEILSGAQRIHDPQLLTERAKHHGIDLEKIKAYIDSFRFGAPPHAGGGIGLERVTMLYLGLHNVRQTSMFPRDPKRLTP, encoded by the exons ATGCCGAGCGCCGCCGGCCGCGGGCAGGGCCAGGACCGCCGCCCGGAGAACGAGGACTCGTCGGCGGCTGAT GATTATGCTAAGGAAAGATATGGAGTGTCATCAATGATACAATCCCAAGAGAAACCAG aTCGAGTTTTGGTTCGCATAAAAGACTTGACGGTGGAGAAGGCTGATGAGGAGGTTTGGGTTCGTGGCAGAATTCACACCAGCAGAGCTAAAG GGAAGCAGTGTTTCTTAGTCCTGCGTCAGCAGCAGTTTAATATCCAGGCTCTTGTGGCTGTGGGACAGCATGCAAGCAAGCAGATGGTAAAGTTTGCTGCCAA CATCACCAAAGAGAGCATTGTGGACATAGAAGGCGTTGTGAGGAAAGCACATCAGAAAATTGGAGGCTGTACTCAGCAAGACGTTGAGCTTCACGTTCAAAGG ATCTATGTGATCAGTTCAGCTGAACCCCGGCTACCCTTACAGCTGGATGATGCTGTTCGACCAGAAGTGGAAGGAGAGGAG GATGGAAGAGCTACTGTAAACCAAGATACAAGACTGGACAACAGAATCATTGATCTGAGG ACCTCCACTAGTCAGGCAATCTTCTGCCTTCAGTCTGGTATTTGTCAGCTTTTCCGAGAAACTCTTATTCGCAAGGGATTTGTGGAAATTCAGACTCCCAAAATCATTTCAG CTGCCAGTGAAGGAGGAGCCAATGTGTTTACTGTATCCTACTTCAAAACCAGTGCCTACCTGGCTCAGTCCCCACAGCTGTACAAGCAGATGTGTATATGTGCTGACTTTGAAAAGGTTTTCTGCGTTGGGCCAG TATTTAGAGCTGAGGACTCCAATACACACAGACACCTGACTGAGTTTGTTGGTCTGGATATTGAAATGGCTTTTAATTATCACTATCATGAAGTGGTAGATGAGATTGCAGATACCTTGGTGCAGATATTCAAGGGGCTTCAGGAAAG ATTCCAAACTGAAATTCAGACAGTGAGCAAACAGTTCCCATGTGAGCCATTTAAGTTTTTGGAGCCAACTCTGAGGCTGGAATACCGTGAGGGTGTGGCCATGCTTCGGGAGGCTGGTGTGGAGATGGGTGATGAAGAGGATCTCAG CACACCTAATGAAAAGCTTCTGGGACGCCTGGTAAAGGAAAAG taTGACACAGACTTCTATATTCTTGACAAATATCCTCTTGCTGTGAGGCCTTTTTATACAATGCCAGACCCAGCCAACCCT AAAACCTCTAACTCATATGATATGTTCATGAGAGGGGAAGAAATCTTGTCTGGAGCTCAGAGAATTCACGACCCCCAGCTGCTGACAGAAAGAGCCAAGCATCATGGCATTG attTGGAGAAAATAAAGGCTTATATTGACTCCTTTCGGTTTGGTGCGCCTCCACACGCAGGTGGTGGAATAG GGCTGGAGAGAGTCACCATGCTGTACCTGGGGCTGCACAACGTCCGGCAGACCTCCATGTTCCCGAGGGATCCCAAACGCCTGACGCCctga